Sequence from the Phragmites australis chromosome 6, lpPhrAust1.1, whole genome shotgun sequence genome:
TAAGAGTATGTACAGTGGGTGCTTATAAAAAACTAGATTTCTTTTTATACTGCACTAGCACATATTCTTACTTAAACATAGCTACTCATATTAttactaataaaataattaatcatgtttaaatatctaaagtcttgcttgtattaaaaattatatttttttatatagataCTTAGTACTCTGTTTTTAAGCACCTAGCGTTTCATGCCAGCGCCAAAGACTAAAGCGGGCTCGTCAAaaaagggcaaaaaaaaaaaaaaaaaaaaaatccaaagcaGCGAGCACCGGGCCGGCGCATTGCGGTGGCTTCGATCGGAATTGAAGCGATCGAGCGCGGCGGAGGCCGAATGGGCTCCTCGTCCAACCAGGCGGCGGACGCCCCGGCGCCGAGCCGGCGCAAGGTTGAGCTCTGCCTCGCCCTCCTCACCCTGCAGTACGGCTCCCAGCCCCTCGTCTCCAAACGCTTCGTCCGGTAAGAGCCCACCACTCTCTAATCTCTCGCTGTGCCGGACCCCCCGGTTAATCGTGCCGTGCTGCTCCTTCGACGACCTCGCTGCCCTAGAGCGCTCTTGTTGGTCCACCTATTCGATTTGGAGGGGGAGAAGGTCTCTCGTGGTGGTAGTTTTTCGAGCTCTATTTCCTTCGCGTACAATTGTGGAATGGCACAGGGCGCGATTTCCCCTAGGGTTTCATGATGAAAAGGGAGGAGATAGTGCTGATTGTTTGTGAGAACTGCGGCGCGTTTACAGGCGTCCACATTGCGGAGGCATAGGAACTTGTGCAATTGCTGCAATTTATTGGGTCTCATTATTTTTGCATACAACAATGATTTCGCTGTTTGATATCGAGCATTGAGGGCGTGGATGGGATAACAGACAGGTTGGTTCATGTAACTGTGGCATAGCCAGATTAGCTTGTGTTACAGGGGTTGGTTTGTTATATTAGGGattgtttgtttttttcatgtgattctaacaatccagattttgattctcacaatctagAACAAACAACACCGAATTATTATAATCTTCCTTCTCTCCCACCTCTTGCCCTCAGTTTGTcgtctcccttctctctctcagcCACCCACATCGAAGCACAGAGGAGAGCAGAGCACCACTGTCAAATCCACACCGCTAAGCTTGAATCGACCCAGCCAAGCCCTGAGGAGCACGAAGGAGGGTCGCCAAGGTCTTCATCAACCTATTCCTGAGCAATTTCGCCCGCTTCTCAACGAATCGAGCGGCTCTGCCATCTTCTTCTGCGGCTCCGGCGACAACCTCCACTACCTCGCCATCGCGCATATGCGTCTACAACCCCTCCGCCCCAACCAAAGTCGCAATGAGCATCACCGGCCCTCGTGCGAACTTCCGCATGCGCTCGTTGGTCCTTGGCCCATCGTCGGTGCGGCTCCCCACAAGAGTTGAGCGCTGCCGCATTCGGGCGCTCGTCGTCGGCCACACCTCGGCCGAGCCTGCTAGCTGAGGAGCATGAAGGAGGGTCGCCAAGGTCTTCTCCGACCTATTCCTGAGCGATTTCGCCCACTTCCCGATGAATCGAGGGGCTCTGCCATCTTCTTTCGCGGCTTCGGCTACAACCTTTGCTACCTCTCATCGCGCATTTGCGTTTGCAGCCCCTCTTCCCCAACCGAAGCCACGGTGAGCATCACTGGCCCTCCTGCGAACTTTTACGCGCGCTCGTTGGTCCTCGGCTCGTCGGCGGCGTGGCTCCCCACAGGAGCCGAGTGCCGCCGCATTTGGGCGCTCGCTgccggccatgccctggccaAGCCCTCTAGCCGAGGAACCCTCAACAGAGTTCCGCTTCGCGCGCTAGATCTGCTGTGGCGAGGGGGAGGTGGCGATCGCGTGGAGAAAGAAGCGAACTGTTATTTTGTAATAGCATGATGGGTAAATATGTATCATAATCTGCTAGAAGCATCTTTTTTtttggattgtggattgtggcATAATCTGGTTCcagattgtggattgtggttGTAGAATCATCCTATTTGTTTTAGATTCTAATTTTAGAAGCTAGAATCCACAATCaggaataaaaaacaaacaggcccttagtttGGAACTTTGGACCCTTGAAAAACTAGTTATCTATGTGCCTGATCGTATTGCCTAAACGGCATTGTTGTGTAAGCACTAAGCTGTGCTTTTAAATGTTATCAGCGAGCTTAACAAAGAAGAAGCCTtgatgttgagttaataaatgcTTCAGTATGATAGACACTGGATGACTTCAATTCCAAACATATTATTCTTATCAAGCGATGAATCAGATGGAAACAACATCCATTGTTTGTTagcaaataataatataacagtcccatgaaaaattacatctGTCAATAGCCAATTTGTCGGCATTGCTCATTCACGATTCCTCAGATGCCAGGTTTTCTGTTATTACGAAGTTCCATTTCTTTCCACAGCTTTGAATGTAATGAACCCCTTGTTGTTTCTACTACTGCAGCCGAGATGCTATAGTGACTACATTAGTTCTTGCAACTGAAGTAGCAAAGGTCTGATACTAGATTTTATTTTGATCAATGTAACATGTTCTTCACCTGGGCTTTTCTGATTGTATTTGCATGTATATAGGTTATTTGTGCAATCATTTTATTGATTGCAGAGGGTGGTCTGAAGAAGCAATTTAGAAATTGGACTCTTGCTGGATCACTGACCACATCAGGACTCCCTGCTGCCATCTACGCACTGCAAAATAGTCTGTTGCAAATATCATACAAGAATTTGGATTCCTTGACATTTTCAATCCTTAACCAGACCAAGCTTTTATGGACAGCATTCTTCACATATCTTATTTTGGGGTATGTCCTGGCAGTACCTCCTATTCGAATTTCAGTGTCTTGACAATACTCAAGATGAAGATCTGGTACAGAAGTAACTACAAAAATATGTATCCAATGATATTATACTTTGAACTTCCTTAAGGACTGAATACTCTGTTTTGAATGTCATTCAACTGCAAAAGCAATAGGTGCCTCTTGCTTATTTGGGGGAATCATATATTTCGATGATTTTAATGATATGGCTGAGATCAAAAGATTATTACCTAATGGAAAAGTAGCATTCCTACTTCTTATTTGTCAACTGTTTTAGAATTTATCTGGAAGATTCGTTGGTGATCTAGAGACCCACATTGAATATGTTTTGAATCAGTTATGAAGCTAATAATTCCACCAGCCTAATTGTTCATGTCCTCATCTGGCTTACACATGTCTTTTTAACATGGGAGCCATAGAAAATGAAGGACGGAAAACACCTCCAGTTCATGTATCAAGAGTTCACTGGCCTTCAGATGTAAGTTACCTAAAGGATTTGGAGAACTAGTAATGATCAGTGGGGTACAGAAAATGAAATCCTAGCATAGAGTTTCATCTTGATTCTGTGATGGTATAGAATTAGAACATTGGTGAACCAGTCTATTTAGGCCCCCTTTTTTGCATTTTCTACAGAAATCAACTATTTTATAGCATTCTCCGGGTATTCCTTAGAAATTTGGACAAAATTGGCCAATTTCACCTAATTCCTGACTAGGTTGTGTTGAGAATTAGAGGTGGGGCTTACAGTTTGCTACAGTTCAGTTGCTACAAGAAACTTGACCTCCTTTTATGTTCATTTAAAACAACTGCCTTATACCTTTTTCACGCTTATATTTATGAATCATGCAGTTTCTCTGTTTGCTCCATCCACAATATCACGTGGTTCACTCTGTGATTAGATAACTATCAGAAGTATCTTCCTTATTCATTAGTTTGATTACTTTTTGCAACCTCTTGCAGGCAAAAGCAATCACCCAAGCAAATTTTAGCATTGACCCTCTTGATTAGTGCTGCTGTCCTTCTAAGCGTTGGGGAGAGTAGCAGCAAAGGTTCTAAGGGTGGTAGCTCTGACTATGTCTTGTTCTATGGAATCATTCCTGTTACAGTCGCTTCTTTGCTGTCTGGTTTGGCCTCTTCTTTGTGTCAGTGGGCATCTCAGGTTGGACTTACTTACCATGTTACTTTCCAGGAAGCGATTTATTGCTACTGCTAACAAATTCAACGGTTATGCAGGTTAAAAAGCATACCTCCTATATGATGACCATCGAGATGTCATTTATTGGAAGTATGTGCTTGTTAGCAAGTACTTACCGCTCACCAGATGGAGAAACAATCAGAACACATGGTTTTTTCCATGAATGGACTTTGTGGACTCTGGTGGGTACTTTGTTATTtcattatgtttttttttactcaCTGTTGGGTGAAGCTTGGACACAGCCAAGTTGTGCGTTAATCATAAATAATTACACTTGTTTGTAGCACTCCAAACCTAGTTTCAGAAAACAAACCAACTGGGAGGGCTAAAATTTAGCAACATCTCCTTATGTCATACATGGACCATGATAGCTCCTGATTCTCTTCCTGATGAAGAAATGTAGTTGACCCCTCAGTAATCAGCAGTTAAATTGCTTGGATGCAACATAACCTTACCTTGTAGCCTTGTATACTTTATGTTATGCCTTTTAGTCTGCTAAGCCCAACCACACCGAAAATTGTTTTTGAGACAAGCTATTATCAAAATGGCTAAAAATACTGAAGACCTTGGTTACGTTTCCTACCTAAGAGGGATCCCAATCCTCTTCTTTGTGTTATAATGGCACCATGCATACTTATCAACCATTGGATTGAAAAGTGGTGTTAGATATTCATCAGCCACTTGTACAGTAAAtcactctaatttttttttcagcacTTCTGTTATTGTAGCACATCAATGAAGTGCTCGTGTAGCAGGGTAGCAGCTAATATACACctttgatttatttattttttattggatGGGTCATGGCCGAGATAGGAGAATATCCTGGCATTGCACCTCTACCATTTTAACCTCGATGGTTCGGAATAAGGTGCTTTTCCAGTGTTTATAAGTAGCCAAGTATGTAACTATAGATCTTCCAGGATCAAATATGATATTGTTTCTCTATCTTTTTTAGTGTCTTGCTTACCTTTTTCAAGGGCCaaatccttgcttccctttgcGGGTCATTTTAATGCTAATCTTTTGAAGTCACTGATTGAAGTTTTGCATTTATTTAGAAGCGCATGTCTGACATATCCAAGAAGTCACTCACAGGTGGAAGCAAAAGCTGTATTCCTAGATTAAGTTCGTAAAGTTCAATAGATCAGCATTGATTTTTTGGGTCCCTAATCTTTATGCTTTTCTTCAGGTTCCGGTCTTAATGAATGCTGTGGGTGGAATTCTTGTTGGTCTTGTCACAACTTATGCAGGTGGTGTTAAAAAGGCAAGTGCCTAAACTTTATACTACATGGAAAATAGCTGCTCCTTTCATATGCATCTAAGAACTGCACTAACCTATTTACTTTTCAGGGTTTTGTTATAGTCTCAGCTCTCCTTGTGACTGCGCTACTACAATTTATGTTTGATGGGAAGCCGCCATCACTCTACTGCCTGATGGCACTACCACTTGTCATGACAAGCATATTCATTTACCAGAAGTATCCATATGTTGATAGGAAGAAGAAAGACTGATAAGCATTCTTGTCAAAGAAGGGAAATTTTACGTCTTCCGGCATAATTCTAACCTCACTTTTACCGAGAAAACCAGGCATTCACACTGTTAAAGGGGCCAAATATGACCCTTGAAGAGTTTTCTTTTAATGGAGCTTTATATCAATTATCTTCTGATCTGTGTATGAATTAAATTAGCAGCTTTACAGGAACTAATTCCAGCAGTCAGTTGGCATTAGCTTGTATGGACACTTGCTTTGTCAAGGATGTTCTCAGACTTCAAATGTTTACTATTGTAGCTATCTATAACTTGCACAGCATAAGATATCTTTCATATACTGTATTGATTGTTATGAACTAGTTATCATCAAATGCTGTAGCATGGGTTTCATCTTTCACGCACACGATACTTCTGAGGATTGAAACTCATCTTATTGGTTGTCTTATCGTCTGATACATCATCCAATTCAGCTTGTCATTCTCATAAGGTTCCCGCTCTGCCAGGACAAAGTAACATGTCAGGCATGCAAGTGATCCTTGCTATGGTAACAAGGCTGTGATATGTTTACTTCCTTTATCTACGTTGTCTGCAGATATCTGGCAGTTTTCAGCTTCTCATCGGTTGTTAAGCCTACTTAAGCATTTATGTTGTCACCAGTAAATCTCTCGTGGTTGTTATCCTTATTTTGGCTTGTCTGTCTTCCAGATCACCTGATTATTTCTACCAGCCTCTACCGTGTGAGGTCCTTTTAGGCATCTTTCTTTTGAGGCAAAAAGGAGACAAACAAACTCAGTGGCGCACACACCATCTCATTGCCGAAGGTAGTTCCTCAAGTCTACTCAAACAGCAGGCAAGTTCGACATCTAATCAGTGGCTTCGCATAATCACCTGATTATTTCTCCACACCTCTGTGATGATTTCCATCACCAAAGACTGCAATAACCAAATGGAAAAATAGACCTGATGCTAGAAAAACTCTTATCTGATTACAGAAACTGAGTACAGATCATTTGGACAACTAGCAGCCTATATCACAAAAGCTCTATTAGGACTAGCTTCCCATAATCATTATTGCATCCAGAAAGCCGCATGATTGATGACTCGCATGCACATCAAGGCTATAGATGAACAACATGTGATAATTTACATTTGTAATCTCTCTGTCGAACTCCTAATCAATTAAGTTCGGAGGCACAGCATTAATTGCCCACTTCTCACCCAGTTGTCCTGCATTCAaagatttatataaaaaaaaccagAGCATTAGTAAGCATATAGAATATCGTACCCAGCAACTACACTTGAACATAATTCTACTTAGTTCACAGTTCCATGTTTTACTGGCGTTTTAACAATAAGTTgacaaaaactattttgtaGCGATAAGCTGCGAATTTCCAATATATTACGGATGCTGTTTTCTGGGGAAAATGAGTTACCAGGCATCCGAACTCACAATGACTGCGAGAGTTGAGTCCAGTTCATCATCGTATGTGATTGCGGATACCTGTCCAAATAACTTCTACTGGAAATGTCAGCCTCATCCGCGGCGTAAGGATCGGAATGGACTGATGCTGCCGGAGGTGACCAGACCGGTACCACCCCGCCTTCTCTGCCCGTCCAGCTGCTCGATGCCTCCGACGTGGATGGCACAACACCCCGCATACGGTGTAGGGCGTTCTGAAGGTTATGCTGCTGATGAATGGTGTTCATTCTGACAGCATTGCCACCACCACCGTCGACTGTTTCTTCCCTCTCCGTCTGAGGCTGCAAGTGCACGTTTGATGGCACTTCTGGCCTACTGTCCTCGCTGTTGTGCCCAAAATCTGCGGTAACTTCTGTTTCAGCTCTGACCAATGAGGAAGTCATGCTAGGCACCATCTGATCTTGTCGTCTCCGAACGGCCATTGTTGGTGTCTGCATAGCAGGCCGGACTGGTTCTCGGTCGACATCCATATGCAGTTCTTGAGGGAAGGCAATCGGTGGCACCTCTGAGGAGTCGCCGAGGCCTTCTTCCATTCCGTTCTCCATCGCAGCGCGAGAGGCTGCCTCAAGTTCCCACATCTCCGACAAGGCATCCTGCAACCTGGAATTGGCTGCATCTAGCTCAACGATAGGGCGAGGGTAGTTAGAGCCTAGCTCAACTCCTGCAGCCTGCAGCACTGACTCGGGTGCATCCCAAGGGTGGTGTATCCATTCCGTTGGCAGCCTTGCCAGCTCTGGTAGCCATCGCCGGACGTACTCCCCGTGTGGGTCGAACTTGTACCCTTCAAACTGAACAGATTGCAAAATTCAGTCCATACAATTCGTCAGTTCCTGGGTTACAAATCACAAGATGGCATCAGATGAAAGAACTCATGTACCTGAGGGTTGTCGATGCGGTCAAGCTCACGGCCATCAGGGAGAGAACCGGAAATGTACTGCCAGCCCAATGCATCGCTCTCGAGGTCGGCGTCCAGCAAGGTGTCCCAGAAGTACTTCATCCCCCAGCGCCATGGCAGCTGGAGCACTTTGACAAAGAAGCTTGAGACCACGACGCGTATGCGATCGTGCAGCCATCCAGTCGCCCAGAGCTCCCTCATACCTGCGTCGACAAGAGGGTAGCCGGTCCTCCCCTGCCTCCAGACCTTGAAGTACACCTCGTTGACAACCCAGGGGAAGAACCTGAGGTGCGACAGAAGGGGCTTCTCGAGGCTGCAGGGGTGGTTGAAAGTTAGATACCTCGAGTACTCCCGCAGGCCGATGGACCGGAGGAACAAGGTGCAGCTCTCCTCGCCGGCGTGGTTGCCTTCGTTGCTCCACATCAGCTGCTTCATCCTGACCTGGTGGAAGACCTTGCGGACGCTGAGCTCGCCGAAGTGCAGGTACGGCGAGAGCAGGGACGTGCTCGCGCTGTCAGCCTTCTTGCGGTTCACGGAGTAGTCGATCAGCGGGCCGTTGAGGAAGGCCGTCAGTGCCTTGTCGGCGTTCTGCCACCCCGGTGACCACGCCCGCGCGAGCAGTGCATTGCTCCCCCTCTCTGACTCGTCTTCGAAGACCAGCTCGTCTGACGGGCACCTCGTCAAGTCACCTGTGGAGTTGGTCAAATACAGAGCATTTTCACATCAGTAATTCATCTTCAGGAACAACTACATTACCACCATTAGAACTCTGCAGCCAGTGCATTTCAAGACCTTACCTGAATTGATCCTCTTGGGCGGCAGCAGCGGCGCGGCGGGATCGGGCATGCACAGGCACCTGTTCCAGAAGGGCGCAAACATGGTGAACGAGCAGCCGTCATCGTGGAGGACCTCCCACGGCTCGTACAGCAGGTCGGCGTTGAAGGACTGCACGGTGATGCCCTCGGCCGTCAGCAGCTCCTTCACCCGGTGGTCCCGGACCAGCGACAGCGGGTCTGCACGGCGGGCGAGCCGGCGAGGGTGAGCAACGGCAGACCATTCGTGTCAGCCCAGACGATAGGGCGCTACAATTTTGATGAGGGTTCGTGGGAGAAAGCTCAAATTAAGTAGCAGGTTCAGGTTGGTGACCAGTGGCTGGGTGCAacaatttttttggaattaaagAGGGGGACGGCGACCAGATAGATGTTCAGGGAGTGTTTGATGGCAAAGTCTTGTAAGGCAGATGCTAAACTTGGAGTTGTTTGACGTGTGGAGCAAGGGAGTTAGGgtatgaaatatccattattGGAAGACACATCAGTACATCACACAAGGTATAGTGTTCATGGAAAgacttccttttttttaaaaaaaaaaacctctgcTTTACTATTTGGGCCATGAAGAACTGGATCTCCTTCGTCCAGAACAGAGCAAGGCTAGAAAAACCGGATAAAAATCGAggaaaaaaactagagacattTTGACACGAACTCCAAGTTGAAGATTGCATCTTTTGCATGTTGCAAGAACTGCAGCAAGGAAGAACTGACAGAGCAATTACATGTAACAACATCCAGAGGGAGAGGGATCGAACCGTAGAGGTGGTTGAAGAAGAGGCGTGTGGCGCCGGTGCTGCGGACGAGGTCGAGCAGCGCGACGACGGCGTCGGCAGACCGCCGCGTGACGAGGCGGCCGGCACCGAGCCGGCGGAGCGAGGCGTCCAGGTGCTTGAGGCTCTGGCTGAGCCACCACCGGGACACCCTTCCCGGGTAGTACGGCCCATCCTCCTCCGGTGC
This genomic interval carries:
- the LOC133921908 gene encoding cryptochrome-1-like isoform X2; the protein is MLVSQSSMSGAGEAGVRTVVWFRRDLRVEDNPALAAAARTAGEVVPAYVWAPEEDGPYYPGRVSRWWLSQSLKHLDASLRRLGAGRLVTRRSADAVVALLDLVRSTGATRLFFNHLYDPLSLVRDHRVKELLTAEGITVQSFNADLLYEPWEVLHDDGCSFTMFAPFWNRCLCMPDPAAPLLPPKRINSGDLTRCPSDELVFEDESERGSNALLARAWSPGWQNADKALTAFLNGPLIDYSVNRKKADSASTSLLSPYLHFGELSVRKVFHQVRMKQLMWSNEGNHAGEESCTLFLRSIGLREYSRYLTFNHPCSLEKPLLSHLRFFPWVVNEVYFKVWRQGRTGYPLVDAGMRELWATGWLHDRIRVVVSSFFVKVLQLPWRWGMKYFWDTLLDADLESDALGWQYISGSLPDGRELDRIDNPQFEGYKFDPHGEYVRRWLPELARLPTEWIHHPWDAPESVLQAAGVELGSNYPRPIVELDAANSRLQDALSEMWELEAASRAAMENGMEEGLGDSSEVPPIAFPQELHMDVDREPVRPAMQTPTMAVRRRQDQMVPSMTSSLVRAETEVTADFGHNSEDSRPEVPSNVHLQPQTEREETVDGGGGNAVRMNTIHQQHNLQNALHRMRGVVPSTSEASSSWTGREGGVVPVWSPPAASVHSDPYAADEADISSRSYLDRYPQSHTMMNWTQLSQSL
- the LOC133921909 gene encoding UDP-N-acetylglucosamine transporter ROCK1-like isoform X4, with protein sequence MGSSSNQAADAPAPSRRKVELCLALLTLQYGSQPLVSKRFVRRDAIVTTLVLATEVAKVICAIILLIAEGGLKKQFRNWTLAGSLTTSGLPAAIYALQNSLLQISYKNLDSLTFSILNQTKLLWTAFFTYLILGQKQSPKQILALTLLISAAVLLSVGESSSKGSKGGSSDYVLFYGIIPVTVASLLSGLASSLCQWASQVKKHTSYMMTIEMSFIGSMCLLASTYRSPDGETIRTHGFFHEWTLWTLVPVLMNAVGGILVGLVTTYAGFCYSLSSPCDCATTIYV
- the LOC133921909 gene encoding UDP-N-acetylglucosamine transporter ROCK1-like isoform X3, translating into MGSSSNQAADAPAPSRRKVELCLALLTLQYGSQPLVSKRFVRRDAIVTTLVLATEVAKVICAIILLIAEGGLKKQFRNWTLAGSLTTSGLPAAIYALQNSLLQISYKNLDSLTFSILNQTKLLWTAFFTYLILGQKQSPKQILALTLLISAAVLLSVGESSSKGSKGGSSDYVLFYGIIPVTVASLLSGLASSLCQWASQVKKHTSYMMTIEMSFIGSMCLLASTYRSPDGETIRTHGFFHEWTLWTLKRMSDISKKSLTGSGLNECCGWNSCWSCHNLCRWC
- the LOC133921908 gene encoding cryptochrome-1-like isoform X1, with protein sequence MLVSQSSMSGAGEAGVRTVVWFRRDLRVEDNPALAAAARTAGEVVPAYVWAPEEDGPYYPGRVSRWWLSQSLKHLDASLRRLGAGRLVTRRSADAVVALLDLVRSTGATRLFFNHLYDPLSLVRDHRVKELLTAEGITVQSFNADLLYEPWEVLHDDGCSFTMFAPFWNRCLCMPDPAAPLLPPKRINSGDLTRCPSDELVFEDESERGSNALLARAWSPGWQNADKALTAFLNGPLIDYSVNRKKADSASTSLLSPYLHFGELSVRKVFHQVRMKQLMWSNEGNHAGEESCTLFLRSIGLREYSRYLTFNHPCSLEKPLLSHLRFFPWVVNEVYFKVWRQGRTGYPLVDAGMRELWATGWLHDRIRVVVSSFFVKVLQLPWRWGMKYFWDTLLDADLESDALGWQYISGSLPDGRELDRIDNPQFEGYKFDPHGEYVRRWLPELARLPTEWIHHPWDAPESVLQAAGVELGSNYPRPIVELDAANSRLQDALSEMWELEAASRAAMENGMEEGLGDSSEVPPIAFPQELHMDVDREPVRPAMQTPTMAVRRRQDQMVPSMTSSLVRAETEVTADFGHNSEDSRPEVPSNVHLQPQTEREETVDGGGGNAVRMNTIHQQHNLQNALHRMRGVVPSTSEASSSWTGREGGVVPVWSPPAASVHSDPYAADEADISSRSYLDRYPQSHTMMNWTQLSQSLTTG
- the LOC133921909 gene encoding UDP-N-acetylglucosamine transporter ROCK1-like isoform X2 → MGSSSNQAADAPAPSRRKVELCLALLTLQYGSQPLVSKRFVRRDAIVTTLVLATEVAKVICAIILLIAEGGLKKQFRNWTLAGSLTTSGLPAAIYALQNSLLQISYKNLDSLTFSILNQTKLLWTAFFTYLILGQKQSPKQILALTLLISAAVLLSVGESSSKGSKGGSSDYVLFYGIIPVTVASLLSGLASSLCQWASQVKKHTSYMMTIEMSFIGSMCLLASTYRSPDGETIRTHGFFHEWTLWTLKRMSDISKKSLTGGSKSCIPRLSSGLNECCGWNSCWSCHNLCRWC
- the LOC133921908 gene encoding cryptochrome-1-like isoform X3, with translation MLVSQSSMSGAGEAGVRTVVWFRRDLRVEDNPALAAAARTAGEVVPAYVWAPEEDGPYYPGRVSRWWLSQSLKHLDASLRRLGAGRLVTRRSADAVVALLDLVRSTGATRLFFNHLYDPLSLVRDHRVKELLTAEGITVQSFNADLLYEPWEVLHDDGCSFTMFAPFWNRCLCMPDPAAPLLPPKRINSGDLTRCPSDELVFEDESERGSNALLARAWSPGWQNADKALTAFLNGPLIDYSVNRKKADSASTSLLSPYLHFGELSVRKVFHQVRMKQLMWSNEGNHAGEESCTLFLRSIGLREYSRYLTFNHPCSLEKPLLSHLRFFPWVVNEVYFKVWRQGRTGYPLVDAGMRELWATGWLHDRIRVVVSSFFVKVLQLPWRWGMKYFWDTLLDADLESDALGWQYISGSLPDGRELDRIDNPQFEGYKFDPHGEYVRRWLPELARLPTEWIHHPWDAPESVLQAAGVELGSNYPRPIVELDAANSRLQDALSEMWELEAASRAAMENGMEEGLGDSSEVPPIAFPQELHMDVDREPVRPAMQTPTMAVRRRQDQMVPSMTSSLVRAETEVTADFGHNSEDSRPEVPSNVHLQPQTEREETVDGGGGNAVRMNTIHQQHNLQNALHRMRGVVPSTSEASSSWTGREGGVVPVWSPPAASVHSDPYAADEADISSRSYLDRTTG
- the LOC133921909 gene encoding UDP-N-acetylglucosamine transporter ROCK1-like isoform X1, which gives rise to MGSSSNQAADAPAPSRRKVELCLALLTLQYGSQPLVSKRFVRRDAIVTTLVLATEVAKVICAIILLIAEGGLKKQFRNWTLAGSLTTSGLPAAIYALQNSLLQISYKNLDSLTFSILNQTKLLWTAFFTYLILGQKQSPKQILALTLLISAAVLLSVGESSSKGSKGGSSDYVLFYGIIPVTVASLLSGLASSLCQWASQVKKHTSYMMTIEMSFIGSMCLLASTYRSPDGETIRTHGFFHEWTLWTLVPVLMNAVGGILVGLVTTYAGGVKKGFVIVSALLVTALLQFMFDGKPPSLYCLMALPLVMTSIFIYQKYPYVDRKKKD